One window of the Pieris brassicae chromosome Z, ilPieBrab1.1, whole genome shotgun sequence genome contains the following:
- the LOC123718868 gene encoding aldo-keto reductase AKR2E4-like isoform X2, with translation MGATSAVLKYKLNNGRDMPGIALGSYLGFDEQGIVHSSNKQLRDVILRAIELGYRHFDSASLYETEPEIGEAIRMKIEEGEIRREDAFVTTKLWVTQHRREQVPVALKSSLKNMGLDYVDLYLMHWPIAVNEDYTYVDVDYMDTWKGMEDALNQGLTKAIGVSNFNRTQLMRLLDEGSVRPAVLQIENHPQITEQELVNFAQKEGITVMGYSPLGSLVPRYGMQLPGPKMDDPILVEIARKYGKTVPQVVLRWLVDRKLVPVTKTVKVQRLKENIDIFDFSLTAEEIGKINKFDEHKRFTIPSFWQDYPNYPFEKIENPVQNPFVAIKSKN, from the exons ATGGGAGCTACCTCCGCTGTACTCAAGTACAAACTAAACAATGGAAGAGATATGCCAGGGATCGCTCTGGGATCGTATTTGGGATTTGACgag CAAGGTATAGTCCACTCTTCTAATAAGCAACTTCGAGATGTCATTTTGCGAGCCATAGAGCTGGGGTACCGCCATTTTGATTCCGCATCCTTGTATGAGACGGAGCCCGAAATTGGCGAAGCGATCCGTATGAAGATTGAAGAGGGGGAAATAAGGAGAGAGGACGCTTTCGTTACCACTAAG TTGTGGGTCACACAGCACAGAAGAGAACAAGTTCCAGTAGCTTTGAAGTCCAGCTTGAAGAATATGGGTTTGGACTATGTTGATTTGTATCTCATGCACTGGCCTATTGCTGTTAAT GAGGATTACACCTATGTTGATGTGGATTACATGGATACCTGGAAGGGGATGGAAGATGCACTAAACCAAGGACTGACTAAGGCCATCGGGGTGTCCAATTTCAATAGGACCCAGCTGATGCGATTGCTAGATGAAGGGAGTGTTAGACCTGCAGTTCTTCAGATAGAA AACCACCCTCAAATAACCGAACAGGAACTGGTCAATTTCGCCCAGAAAGAAGGCATTACCGTGATGGGGTACTCACCCCTCGGTTCACTGGTTCCAAGATACGGTATGCAGTTACCTGGACCAAAGATGGATGACCCTATTTTGGTGGAGATTGCTAGGAAGTATGGGAAGACTGTTCCTCAGGTTGTTTTGAGGTGGTTG GTTGACAGAAAACTCGTTCCCGTAACGAAAACTGTCAAAGTCCAGCGTCTGAAGGAGAACATTGACATTTTCGACTTTTCACTGACAGCGGAGGAAATAGGAAAAATCAACAAATTCGACGAACACAAAAGATTCACTATTCCATCTTTTTGGCAGGATTACCCAAATTATCCATTCGAGAAAATCGAAAATCCTGTTCAAAATCCATTTGTagcaattaaaagtaaaaattaa
- the LOC123718868 gene encoding aldo-keto reductase AKR2E4-like isoform X1, producing the protein MIRSLIILLMMGATSAVLKYKLNNGRDMPGIALGSYLGFDEQGIVHSSNKQLRDVILRAIELGYRHFDSASLYETEPEIGEAIRMKIEEGEIRREDAFVTTKLWVTQHRREQVPVALKSSLKNMGLDYVDLYLMHWPIAVNEDYTYVDVDYMDTWKGMEDALNQGLTKAIGVSNFNRTQLMRLLDEGSVRPAVLQIENHPQITEQELVNFAQKEGITVMGYSPLGSLVPRYGMQLPGPKMDDPILVEIARKYGKTVPQVVLRWLVDRKLVPVTKTVKVQRLKENIDIFDFSLTAEEIGKINKFDEHKRFTIPSFWQDYPNYPFEKIENPVQNPFVAIKSKN; encoded by the exons ATGGGAGCTACCTCCGCTGTACTCAAGTACAAACTAAACAATGGAAGAGATATGCCAGGGATCGCTCTGGGATCGTATTTGGGATTTGACgag CAAGGTATAGTCCACTCTTCTAATAAGCAACTTCGAGATGTCATTTTGCGAGCCATAGAGCTGGGGTACCGCCATTTTGATTCCGCATCCTTGTATGAGACGGAGCCCGAAATTGGCGAAGCGATCCGTATGAAGATTGAAGAGGGGGAAATAAGGAGAGAGGACGCTTTCGTTACCACTAAG TTGTGGGTCACACAGCACAGAAGAGAACAAGTTCCAGTAGCTTTGAAGTCCAGCTTGAAGAATATGGGTTTGGACTATGTTGATTTGTATCTCATGCACTGGCCTATTGCTGTTAAT GAGGATTACACCTATGTTGATGTGGATTACATGGATACCTGGAAGGGGATGGAAGATGCACTAAACCAAGGACTGACTAAGGCCATCGGGGTGTCCAATTTCAATAGGACCCAGCTGATGCGATTGCTAGATGAAGGGAGTGTTAGACCTGCAGTTCTTCAGATAGAA AACCACCCTCAAATAACCGAACAGGAACTGGTCAATTTCGCCCAGAAAGAAGGCATTACCGTGATGGGGTACTCACCCCTCGGTTCACTGGTTCCAAGATACGGTATGCAGTTACCTGGACCAAAGATGGATGACCCTATTTTGGTGGAGATTGCTAGGAAGTATGGGAAGACTGTTCCTCAGGTTGTTTTGAGGTGGTTG GTTGACAGAAAACTCGTTCCCGTAACGAAAACTGTCAAAGTCCAGCGTCTGAAGGAGAACATTGACATTTTCGACTTTTCACTGACAGCGGAGGAAATAGGAAAAATCAACAAATTCGACGAACACAAAAGATTCACTATTCCATCTTTTTGGCAGGATTACCCAAATTATCCATTCGAGAAAATCGAAAATCCTGTTCAAAATCCATTTGTagcaattaaaagtaaaaattaa